Proteins from a genomic interval of Tenacibaculum sp. SZ-18:
- a CDS encoding nucleotide exchange factor GrpE: protein MSKDEYTKEDEIKDAIENDDLKVKPEGAEAEGKNSKKDEPTTEELIQVEKDRYLRLFAEFENYKKRTTKERIELFKTANQELMTVLLPILDDFERALTHIEDDKEAEELRKGVLLIYQKLLKTLEQKGLVSIEVNQGDVFDADTHEAITQILAPSEDLKGKIIDCVEKGYKLGDKIIRHPKVVVAQS, encoded by the coding sequence ATGAGTAAAGACGAATATACTAAGGAAGACGAAATAAAAGATGCTATTGAGAATGATGATTTGAAGGTAAAGCCTGAAGGAGCAGAAGCAGAAGGTAAAAATTCAAAGAAAGATGAACCTACTACTGAGGAATTAATTCAAGTAGAAAAAGATAGATATTTACGTCTTTTTGCGGAGTTCGAAAATTATAAAAAACGAACAACTAAGGAAAGAATTGAGTTGTTTAAAACCGCAAATCAAGAATTAATGACAGTTTTACTGCCAATTTTGGATGATTTTGAAAGAGCTCTGACACATATTGAAGATGATAAAGAGGCAGAGGAATTAAGAAAAGGTGTGTTATTGATTTACCAAAAATTGCTTAAAACTCTTGAGCAAAAAGGTCTAGTTTCTATTGAGGTTAATCAAGGTGATGTTTTTGATGCGGATACACATGAGGCAATCACTCAAATTCTTGCGCCATCAGAAGATTTAAAAGGAAAGATTATTGATTGTGTAGAGAAGGGATACAAATTAGGAGATAAAATTATTCGTCACCCAAAAGTGGTAGTGGCTCAATCATAA
- the dnaJ gene encoding molecular chaperone DnaJ, which translates to MAKQDYYEILGVSKSANQSEIKKAYRKMAIKYHPDKNPDNKEAEEKFKLCAEAYEVLSDEQKKARYDQFGHAAFEGNGGFGGGGGMNMDDIFSQFGDIFGGAFGGGFGGFGGGGRRQARVKGGNLRIRVKLTLEEIAKGVEKKVKVRRKVQADGVTYKTCPTCNGSGQVMRVTNTILGRMQTATTCSSCQGAGEIIDKRPSEADSQGMVMREETVSINIPEGVTEGVQLKVGGKGNEAPGKNSIPGDLLVLIEEVQHESLKREGSNIHYDLYINFSEAVLGTSKEIDTVTGKVKIKIDAGTQSGKILRLKGKGLPSIERYGNGDFLIHINVWTPQELNKEQRKFFESMLGDDNFSPNPQKSDKSFFEKVKDMFS; encoded by the coding sequence ATGGCAAAACAAGATTATTACGAAATATTAGGAGTTTCTAAGTCCGCTAATCAGTCGGAAATAAAGAAAGCGTATCGTAAGATGGCAATCAAATATCATCCTGATAAAAACCCTGATAACAAAGAGGCTGAAGAGAAATTTAAGTTGTGTGCTGAAGCTTACGAAGTTTTAAGTGATGAGCAGAAAAAAGCACGTTATGATCAATTCGGACATGCTGCATTTGAAGGCAATGGCGGCTTCGGCGGCGGCGGTGGTATGAATATGGATGACATATTCAGTCAGTTCGGTGATATTTTTGGAGGTGCCTTTGGAGGCGGCTTTGGTGGTTTTGGTGGCGGAGGTCGCCGTCAAGCTAGAGTTAAAGGAGGTAACTTACGAATAAGAGTAAAACTTACTTTAGAAGAAATAGCCAAAGGTGTTGAAAAGAAAGTAAAAGTAAGACGTAAAGTTCAAGCTGACGGAGTTACATATAAAACTTGTCCAACTTGTAATGGGTCAGGTCAAGTTATGAGAGTTACGAATACCATTTTAGGAAGAATGCAAACTGCTACTACTTGTAGTTCTTGTCAAGGAGCAGGAGAAATTATTGATAAAAGACCAAGTGAGGCGGATTCACAGGGAATGGTAATGAGAGAGGAAACAGTTTCAATTAATATTCCTGAAGGAGTAACTGAAGGAGTACAACTCAAAGTAGGAGGAAAAGGAAATGAAGCACCAGGAAAAAACTCTATTCCAGGAGATTTGCTAGTACTCATTGAAGAAGTTCAACATGAAAGTTTGAAAAGAGAAGGTAGTAATATTCATTACGATTTGTATATAAACTTTTCAGAAGCTGTTTTAGGAACTTCAAAAGAGATAGATACAGTTACTGGAAAAGTTAAAATTAAAATTGATGCAGGAACACAATCTGGAAAAATTTTAAGATTAAAAGGAAAAGGATTACCAAGTATTGAAAGGTATGGAAATGGTGATTTTCTGATTCATATTAATGTATGGACACCTCAGGAATTGAATAAAGAACAAAGGAAGTTTTTTGAATCAATGTTAGGAGATGATAATTTTTCTCCTAATCCTCAAAAATCGGATAAATCATTCTTCGAAAAGGTTAAAGATATGTTTTCATAA